The segment ACGCATCCCCTTTCCGTCGGGGGACGGAGAGGGGTATGTGGGACTCCCCGGGAAAAAGGTTCCCGGTATACCCACTAACAGAACCCAGAGGCACTTCTACCTCGCCTGACTGACGGCGGCCTGGGAATCCGATTTACATCCATCACCCCGCCGGAAATTATTACGGTACCCTTATACGGTTATCCATCACATAATGACTTATGattcaaaattacaaacaaactgAGAATCTCCTCCTTATTTGAAGTCggttgataaaataaaagcaaaaataaagtTGTCATAAAAGATTCGTTAAATCACGTAGCGGTTACTGGGAACGTGTTTAAAATTCCAACTTATAAGACGGATACcgtcattaattaatatattcaaacagGGGTCAATATTCCAAGAAgctaaattttaagttatccaacgtgtaataaaagttataaactaGACGATTCTCTTTAGGTTTGTATATACTGaattatattgcaatattacatacagactttaacaaaattgtacatatttttgatcGAGCTTTGAAATTACTACTCCAATAAAGGCCTATcgaaaacatacaaaaaataatttaaaagggttaaatttcaaatatttttcttattatcgACTTCTAATTATAGAGAGATACTGTAGGTACTtttgaatttctttatttactttattcaatctgttaataatatatttaatattctttattatattctacaataaatattctggtcatattactttgaatatgatataaagttgcaaattaacaataatgacATAGTcggatgttttaaaaaacaacatatatttaaatttaaactggatctcatatattatttacctttactatttaatgttatagaaGTAAACCGTACCATATATagctataatgtttttttttatctatatctcTTCCACGCCCATTTATTTTGGTgacattgaattatttaattcagttcATCTAATACAGAGGTCATTGAGTATAAGAAAATCtggatatattattcaatttatcgctttaattttttaggacgtataatattgattatttgtGATACATTGTTTTAGACgatgtgtaaataaatacttaaaagacACCCTATTCTGTCCATAAAGAGTTCGAATAACacggaaattaaaaatgagatctaagactttcgcgagttttattcatttaaatgagactaatatttttccgatatattacgcttgctttatttttgggtaaaactacatactcccgacgtttcggttacttttcacggttgctgaaacgcctagtatatccgaaaaatattagtttcatttaaacgaaaattaaatatatttttatttcttcaaaatttaacactgtaaagaaaaatatttatattataaagatataatatcatatatctaagaacaattatatttaagcaaATAGAAGAGATTGcttgataaatatatcagtCCGTGTTTATTAGTCGCAAGCTGAAATAAGAATTTGCGATCAATCATTTGtactgataatataatatatacctgATAATAGTCTATTCTGTAGTGTTAGTTTCTAAAGAAAATTCGCAAAGCCCCCGtagaaacttaattttaagacttgttttagtatttaaaatatatattttatcttgacTCAACAATATTCTTGTttgatatatagatattataatattaaatatcagtaATGACAAAGATAAGTGTTTGGGTATGTATTGAGTTTATATTggaatatagaattttaaaattaaaatttatgaacacGTGTTTCAAATTACAGAACTATTTTGAGAACTGAAAAcgaaaactgaaaatataacgCATTTTtggtgttataaaaatgtttatcgaacgaaaataaaaattttatattgttgttgAACACAACTATTTCAGTCAACAATACATTCTTAGAgcgtgaaataaaaacaatacaaaactaATATCTTTGCAcatcttgaaatatttttatttatgataagcATTTAAAATGCTTAATTCTTGCATGTATTATAAAGACTGGTCTGTAATATCGTTCACGatgataaaattcaaataatgaagacaagaattaaaaaaaaaattgctctcAACCAAAAacgtaaaagtaaaaaaaaataatcaatgtattctttataatttattctagtaacataatttatataacatcgtTCTAGcagatgaataaaaatgaaacagaaTTTTAAGAAACTGGAATAGGTGCTCCAATTTCACATTGAGGACAATTTTAacgttgtattaaataatattctgattTGGTATTTGTATAggaataacaaaacattaacctccataaattttgtttcaatcgAAGTCACGGAAATCGATTCGAtcttggttttttttttcatgtctaCACATACTGATAATATGAAGAAGACCGTATTTTATAGCAtcctgttttatataatttgatgtaCCGTCttaatttgtattgattttagatccgttaaaatgattaataaataccAAGGtacctataaaattataatataaagtatgtttctttttctcaTTTGACAGATTAAGATTTAAGTCTGATAGATACGAATTCACAACTTTTTGTCCGGTTTTCCAgtgatagtaaaataataaatataaaatttaaatagctaccaaaaacaaataaccaCAATGTCTATCTTCTTATTGGTCAATATTccgaaatattcaaatataattttttttgttacttaaaaactgtttaattaaatgaaattagtgTACTCATTttcgaaattaaaaatcaaaatactttaaaatatatttgttatgttttgtCTATGaaaggattatttttaataaattactatttatttatcgaaAAAGACAAACTACATTTCTATTGTAAAATTTGGCTATAATATTAAGCTAACAATAGTTGcttgtaatataaagttatttttaatttcattcaattttatggtttatttaaatgattcgcAACCAGTCATGTGAGAAGCTCGTGAGAATTTACCACCGTCGATCACAAAAACCTCAGTGgctgtatattatattgataacaaattttatttcaaaaatcaaaTCATAAAGTGAGTCTTTGTTCAGAAAGAGCAGAATATAACAATGCTTTCAATGAaggttgaaataaatactgaTTTGAAAATAAGAGAGGAAGAGagaaagattatatttttttattttttgtttatgaaatcaattgatattataatttttactttagtaATGTCAAATCATAATGAGATAAGCcgtatatttcttataaacgtTTTGTTGGAATCAAATAAACCAAGTATGTACGTGtgtatattacaaaaagtaGAGAGGTTTGATCGCAATGATTTGCAATTGTAAAATCACCAATTTGATCATGAAAATATTGCTACGtagactaaatatatattgaatattttaagaacacCGCTGAGGTAATACCGTTgtgtgaattaattataatacaactaGTTAAGCTGCCGACTTCGTGGAATGAACACCTGActgtgtgaaccagaagatttcTAATATTTCAGAAGCGATAGTATGAATAGAATGTGATTATTGCTACTCCGACATCGGGGTTAAAATACTGTAGTAgtcgtattattttaattatgtaatttttattgaaagataTGTTTAAGCAGTTTCCCTGGAACCTCTGGCTAGCCATGGAGTGCACCCTATATAACTACATTCTAAACAAAACAGAAAAggtaatttagaaaaataaataaataaaagattaattataacatactcatgatgtgaaatattaaagaataagaACAGCGTCTTGCGTAATAACcgaactaaataatattagtagttGAAGTCAAGAACCTTTTGTTTTAGAACAACTTGAAACTTtgtcagaaaatattataatacatatcaaATAAGTCTCTATagatctataaaaataaagaaataagcgAACAATAATatgcttatttatataatttacttaataatacgCAAAAAATCCAAAACTAAAACTTGATTATGTTGTGAAAatgtgatataataattaataaaaaattatgtaaagtaatctgtatagttttaaatgtttgatcTTGAAAAAGTAAAACGTTTGATGACTCAAAAATCTATGTAAAAATcgatattacatttaaagtttGTTAAGCTTGTATTTGGAATTGACTATCAACAAATAAGTGTTTTGTCGTTACTGATATTGGTTTCAACGTTGTAGATGTCCATTTTCTTTCATAACTGTTTGTGTTGAGACCTACTTTGtgccataatattttatgtatatggtTTCAATTGTGTATTGTGTGCAATACGTATAGTGTTGCCTTGAACTGTCAACGTTTAGACATATTATAAACTTCATTTCCGTTTCCGTCATCTTTACCTACTTCTTTTCACTTTCTCTATATTTCTCTCTATTTTCATCCTATGCCTTAATCCTGTGCATTAAAACAACCACTTTTCTTTGCTATTAGCTTGCATATgttgtcttatttttttttcataattttaagattttgtcatatataactcaaaataacaaaaccatTTTTCTGTAAGATTATCTTCTATTTCGAATTCATTCTACTTTCTCACGTCGTCtttcttttctatatttttttttccttttttgcactactactactactggCACTAGCTGGGGTAGTTTCCACATTTATCTACTGTCGtacttgtttaaaaataaatatataaaacgaacaTGATACTTTTTGCTCTTCTTTGTGGATATTTGGAATCCTTTGATAGCGAGTGTAACTCTAACTtaaccatttatatttaataaaaaaaaccttttgacATTCCGATAACAAGTACacaaattctttattaatggtaatttattatttttccataataatttaacgtcaaataaataaaaagaaataattttatttctactgaatgtaataattttaagtagttATTGCAAAATTGCACATATAATCTGTAATACTAATAGTAACATTcgtatgcatatatatttcaatatttatttattttttatacttacatttatatttcaatatttccaTACACACAGAAAAAAAGAAGCGGTTCATTAAATTTGGATTAAGAATTCTCCACCTCCTCgttattagattattattaaatattgacagGATCTATAATTATCCTATCAATCGATTGATAAATAACTGACCTTATCTTATTAGACTTATTTTCTAATAGCTAAAGACCTgggtcatatttttttatttacaaggttgtgttattgttatattatttaaaaaccaaattaaaaCTAAGGTTTTCGGATATTACTAAacgatcacgggcagacgagatcacCGTTGCTGCAAAGGAACTGAAACGTGTCTATTATgtagctttaaaataatgaaaatcgCGTAGTAATATCCGTAAAccttagttatatttaaattagtacaACCGAAAATCTCAGACatcattacattataaaatttattattaataaaaaaaacaacgctAAATAGAAGTCACCACTACAGACTGTGgtgtaaaataataacgtataatatacaaaatatcacataataagatttaaatacagaataataaaCTTTGTCACAAAGAGTTATGTAAGTCGTCGAAACCCAGcgtatatcatttttattcaatatacaaATAGGAAGGAACAAATTGCCAAAAActggatataatttatatcataattataagtggaactattattatatatgtttgtttaattaaccTTTAAGTAGTGCTgtgaaataaaaccaaaaaattgATATGCAAACAACATCAAACTACGTTTGACATACTAAAAAGCTcgacataataaaacaaatttcaaatacGAATTACTTTtcgaatatatttcataatagaaaCTTAAAGgacaatatcatatttatattacatattaactcgtgttttttttttaaatttttaatgaagcaagtatattttgaatttaaattagtaataaaaatatctaatactaaaattattaactttgtcTTTGCAGCTtgctacataaatataaacaacttttctttctatttatatctaatgttatattttagaatgacaaataaaaaaaaattgtaaaattaatttatataaagcaataCCAGCGAagaatgataaattataaaatagattttgcgttaataataataatcccTTGTATATACAATATCAATAGGACTATAAAAATTAGGTAAATATATCAGTTTGTTCATTACATCACAAAACATAagaaatttgataataatgtgTCTCCGATCATTCttataaacattgtttaaagaatattacgtcagtaaattttgtaaaaaaatatattgagttaGTTGAATCCAATTGCtttcatattttcattaaagttataaattttaatttaattctattctaggatttaatagtaatttaattcattcatcCATCCTTTCCGTCTTTTGGTTTCTTTCCGAGTGTTTTTTTAAAGGGTGCTTAACTATAATTGAGTAAGCTTTGAACTTgcttatatgtttttaatgtgagtttactgtattattattatttttaaaatagtattttgtacTTTACTTGTATAATCGTAATATTCGACAAAAAATTTGAAGGTACCTCTGCCAAAGGTGGTAACTGTTAAACTGAATGTTGAAATTATTCCACGTTATTAAGATactcataaaaatttactagcGAAAGTTAATATCTCATGAAGGAGAACGATTTTAGCAAAAAATTACATCTACGAAATACTTCTTCTCCTGGCTGAATTCTGGTTTGCTACAGGAAAACATGGTTTTGAGACTAAAAAGGCTGAATGTAGAGCGTATTAATGTACCTGAGGGTTGGAGTAGAGACATGAACAAAtaggtattaatttaatacaaatcgttgtttttttcaattcaatacaCTTAATCAAGCTGAATTCAAAACATGCGTTGGTTCTATGAAAATTCTTTTGTATCAAGTAAGgaagataaaacaaaactaattatagtagaaataaaagcaaattttgataaaaactatGTCTATTCACTATTATgctgatttcaatatttttgcaaatatgTAAAGAATGAAGTGTGTAACCGGTTTTAGACATCAGTTCAGATGACTTTTTAACATACTAGATCAGATTGATAGCAGACGTTGAAGATATTTGAGTCAACAAACAAAGTAAAACCAttcttcaatatattatatataatattatagtataaaatgaCCTGTTAAAGCCTCAGATTTtaccttaaaaattattttcaatgacaGATTTTAAGATATACCTATAAAACCCAGAATGAATGAAGTTTAGACATACAGAACGTGTGTCAAAGAAACctagacattttattaatctaatttatatccttaatgtattaaaatgctTGTGtccttgaaataaatatcgaGAATTAAACCTCAATATGCCtcgacaaaattttaaatttaaataaaattaagaaatattcattttgaaataaaatttaatcaattgcTTTATTTAAGGTGTTAGaaataagcaataaaatatattaactgtaCCTTGTATTTTATGACAGCGAATAAAAACAagttgaaaacaataaaactacgAACTTGCTCTTCGaatcgatttattttaacgaaattttatttagggTTTCAAACAAGATGAGCACCTGAGGGACGGAAGCCATTTTCATCAGCAGTGTAGTCTACTCGGTAAGTAAGACCATCGCTTCCAACATATTCGTAAAATCCTCTGACTCTGGTGCCTCCAGATGGGCTTATTTCTCCAGTTTCTCCAGCATTTATACCATTTTCAGTCCTGTATTTGTACTGGTAGCTGTGTTCGTTAGAATCGCTGTCTTGTTCTAAGATTCTAGCATAACCTTCGTTTCCGTAACTTTTTGGATATATGTGAATCGGTGCTGCGGTGGACAAAACGGGACGCGCCGTCGTTACTACGACGGGTTGAGGATTATTAACAACGGGGACAGCCGcactgaaacaaaaatatttttcactttattCTTCTaggattttatgaaattaaaattttaaaaaattaaagctaCAACTCATTATGAAACAATTTACACAATGCATGTGatcaattactataatatacaaaaattttgctttataaaaagtctttatttaaatggcaaaaaaatcacctGGCGTCTTTCTTTAATGTAGCGAATGGCGTAGCAAGTTGTTGGTAAGGTTGATAATATTGAGGTTGGAAAGCATTTTGATAGTAAAATCTGTTTGGTCCTAAATAATTCTTGTATCTGTTGTAGTCGTAGTATCTTCCATCATTTGAAGCTAAGTATTTACCGCTTTTGTCACCATTTACCTCGGGCCGATATTTGCCATCATcggcttttattaaattgacaaGCCCTATGACTAGAAGTATCACCTGTAATCAATAAATACCCACATTTAATTAGGATTGAAAGGAATATGGTATGTTGAAAAAtgcatataataacaaatagaaAGGTTCATACATTAACTAGACAAAATTTCCGATTTATGCTAATTTCTCAGTGACAGTAatccaaaattaaataaaaactaaattagtattctttaaatttaagacttataaatctattttctaccaatattttaaaattttcgtgtATATCAGCCGTCTAGTAAAAACGGCTGGTATGATTTAGAGGTGGCTCATTATAACATGGTATGTAAAACtatccataaaatatatatacagtaaataaCGAAACCGACAAGGTCCTAAAGCTACTTCCTGTTGTGAAAAGCATCCAAAAAACGAATTTAGTGTTTTAGACTTTaagtaaaagaatatatattttctcttgAGTAGTTTTTCAtacttaaatctaaaaataattttggaattattatttaatgaaaatgtattttagtcAAGTAGATATAATCAAATCACTTTGTCTGTCGATAAAGAAAATTTCGTTTAAGtaaagacttaaaaaaaaaggttttaaattgttatcttCTCAAAAAAAATAGAACGTAACATATAAACAAGTAAAAATGTCTAATACAAAGAATTAGTGACAATGGGCTTATGTatcattaataacaattactagattatttaaatgttgtatagagttagtttaaatttttttaatatacttaccAGTGCTCCCTTCATTTTTCCTAAAGTTGTAATACTGAAAGTAAAATAGACAATGGTACCCACAACATCCTGCCCATCGATTTTATAGAGCCAAGTATTTCCAAAATGGAACATTTATTGCAGTAATGGGAGCGCCCAATATGTAGACAAggtaatttacattttgtattcGTTGTGATGACATTGGGCATACCTTATTTAGTCCGATTAGATGTATAACGACATGAGCCGCACCCATATTCAAAAATTCGATCATTCtgcaaaaatgtaataattgcTTTTGTCCCGTCTTCCGGCAACGGAATTCTTTATGTGAATCGTCTCACAATGCTATTTTGTAGTTGGCATAGATCAGTCATTGTCTGAGTTCCTTGCATCTTTTATTGtctttgttgaaaatattaatatgagcatatacaatattgattacatctttttttgttttgtttacatcATTGGACATTTTTGTAGgagttaagtaaaataaaaataagtttcgtaatacctttttaaaatttctttactaaaataaattcaacgaAATTTGTGTACATAaaaaactaagaaaatatttttctaactaAATTGTACaaacagtaaataattatatctggCAAAGAATTTTTCCTACCttacattagttttgtttctatcctataatatatttaatcttatgtaataaaatataaagcaatgaattaaaaaccctaaacgaaataatatatttcttgatTTTGCACAGACTAATTCTGATAgaacaacaatattaaatttgaaataaaatcataatattttcaattcacttaaaaaaataaaacgataaatagtttttagtaatagtttattataatttaacatccGGCTGTATTAAAGTATCTAACGTATAGCttcataatttacataatctATATTACTCTGTAAAATCTTCTACAATCCTCACGAACACTTCGTATTCTAATTTGACTTTCTTTGTTAAGGGATCCTTGGCCGGACTTAACACTTTGCTTCCtttgaaattgtaaattgTACCCAACTTCTCACCTTCCTTAATGTTTAGGTGGGGAGGGAAActgaaattgttaaaaatacaaattaatagattgaaaattatctcttatttcatataaagtgcttccataataaaattttagcacaTTTCATGGATGTATATGATTCTTTTATAACCATTAAGacttaagattaaattttatgttcctaACAAGCTTTGTAATTGtactacataaaaatatacaacaaaacTTAAACTGTAcatgcattatttttatatatacctaatatatttaattacttgataattgatatataatattattaaccgaCTTGAAAAAGGAGGAGGTTTCTTAATTCGATCGTAtatatgcttttttttatgtttgttcgCTGATAACTTCGTCTTtatgaaccgattttgatgattgtttttctattggaaagaaaatattttaaaggtggTCCCATGATAAAGAAACCAAGGTCAGATGATGATGATGGCAGGCAATTATTATTGTGTGTACTTCGTAATTTGATATTGTAGTAAGGTTTCAATTGCATTTACTTGGCACagacttcaaaattataaaataattatttaatattattttttatttaactaaatgaaaatacgTATTACTTTGTacgaagtaaatttattttttgctttttagttCACTGCTTGAattcggtttttttttgttaaaaattattttattcaaaatataattatgatatatgtatattttttatactggcTTTGCTTGAAGTTTTACcggatatgatatttttcAGAGCTAAAATCTAGACTCTGTCTTTtggatttcatatttatttgttcatcTGATAAGTGTTCAAATGGTAATGAAAACTATTAAGCAAAGTTACTTTTCTAATtacaatgtataatttttttttatcatagcgtacaaaatttttttgtaaacaccAAAATGTAAGCAAAAAGGTTTGAGATTTGTTAtctcaacaataaaaaatagataaagcTAATAAAGTATTTCTGTG is part of the Danaus plexippus chromosome 11, MEX_DaPlex, whole genome shotgun sequence genome and harbors:
- the LOC116765465 gene encoding larval cuticle protein LCP-30-like, translated to MFHFGNTWLYKIDGQDVVGTIVYFTFSITTLGKMKGALVILLVIGLVNLIKADDGKYRPEVNGDKSGKYLASNDGRYYDYNRYKNYLGPNRFYYQNAFQPQYYQPYQQLATPFATLKKDASAAVPVVNNPQPVVVTTARPVLSTAAPIHIYPKSYGNEGYARILEQDSDSNEHSYQYKYRTENGINAGETGEISPSGGTRVRGFYEYVGSDGLTYRVDYTADENGFRPSGAHLV